One window of Manihot esculenta cultivar AM560-2 chromosome 17, M.esculenta_v8, whole genome shotgun sequence genomic DNA carries:
- the LOC110604445 gene encoding cysteine-rich receptor-like protein kinase 10, giving the protein MIMASLNISKTLVLVFACLLSFTGEAAVTYLYYDCPNTTTFTPNGTYHHNLNSLLYSFTSNATGGNGFYNLTLGQGSSDIIHGLFLCRGDVTKNICQECVTTAAKEILHRCPREKVALITYDECMLRYSSRDFFSSVQREPSLQLLNTQEVSEPERFMDLMVKTMNNVTAQAADDPSGKRFATAEANFSSFQKLYTLAQCTQDLSVGSCNECLQAAVGDLPGCCNGKQGGRVVFPSCNVRYELYQFYRVVAPPPSTALLPSNPSPEQKGRRKISSVIIIAIVVPIFVSVMLFAMGICYLTRARKGSSRYDAVPDQSVGNEITTAQPLQLDLAAIQTATNNFSADNKLGEGGYGKVYKGRLPSGQEIAVKRLTTRSSEQGAEAFKNEAATLAMLQHRNLVRLLGSCLEAKEKILIYEFFPNKSLDYFLFETEKQRKLDWPRRYKIIEGIARGIQYLHEDSRLKIIHRDLKGSNVLLDEKMSPKISDFGMARIFSVDQSQAKTDRVIGTFGYMAPEYAMHGQFSVKSDIFSFGVLVLEIISGRKNSSFCQTDGAGGLLSYIWNHWRNGTPTEVLDPTMMGSCSRNEVLRCIQIGLLCVQDDPADRTTMSTVVLMLSSYSVSLSAPQKPAFLSKGLESDQSASKSVPCSVDEEPITGVHTR; this is encoded by the exons ATGATCATGGCTTCCCTGAACATCTCCAAAACCCTTGTCCTTGTGTTTGCCTGTCTGCTTAGCTTCACCGGCGAAGCAGCTGTAACATACTTGTATTACGACTGTCCCAACACAACTACCTTCACTCCAAATGGGACTTACCACCATAATCTCAACTCCCTCCTTTATTCTTTCACTTCTAATGCTACCGGCGGCAATGGATTTTACAACCTCACCCTCGGTCAAGGCTCTTCAGACATCATTCATGGCCTCTTCCTCTGCCGGGGCGATGTCACCAAGAATATCTGCCAGGAATGCGTCACAACTGCTGCTAAAGAGATACTTCACCGTTGCCCACGGGAGAAAGTTGCTTTAATCACTTACGATGAGTGTATGCTGCGTTACTCCAGCCGAGATTTCTTCTCTTCTGTGCAAAGAGAACCCAGTTTACAGCTGCTGAATACGCAGGAAGTTTCAGAGCCCGAGCGATTCATGGACTTAATGGTGAAAACGATGAATAATGTTACTGCACAAGCGGCGGACGATCCATCTGGAAAGAGGTTTGCTACAGCGGAAGCTAATTTCTCAAGTTTCCAAAAGCTGTACACCCTTGCACAGTGTACGCAGGATTTATCTGTGGGTAGTTGCAATGAATGCCTTCAGGCGGCCGTGGGCGACCTTCCCGGTTGCTGCAATGGAAAGCAAGGAGGAAGGGTTGTGTTTCCAAGCTGTAATGTTAGGTATGAGCTATACCAATTTTACAGGGTTGTAGCTCCGCCGCCATCTACCGCCTTACTTCCGTCAAACCCTTCGCCAGAGCAGAAGG GCAGAAGGAAAATCtcaagtgttattattattgccATCGTTGTTCCAATCTTTGTCTCTGTGATGCTTTTTGCCATGGGCATCTGTTATCTAACTAGAGCCAGAAAGGGAAGCTCCAGATATGATGCAGTGCCAGATCAAAGCG TTGGGAACGAAATTACAACCGCACAGCCCCTGCAATTGGACTTGGCCGCCATTCAGACTGCAACAAATAACTTTTCTGCTGATAACAAGTTGGGTGAAGGTGGATATGGAAAGGTTTATAAG GGTAGACTGCCCAGTGGACAAGAAATTGCTGTGAAGAGATTAACAACAAGAAGCTCCGAACAGGGTGCAGAAGCATTTAAGAATGAGGCTGCTACTTTAGCTATGCTTCAACACAGAAATCTAGTGAGGCTATTAGGATCCTGCTTGGAAGCGAAAGAGAAGATACTCATTTATGAATTTTTCCCCAACAAGAGCCTTGACTACTTTTTATTTG AGACcgaaaaacaaagaaaattggATTGGCCAAGACGTTACAAGATAATAGAAGGAATAGCTCGAGGGATTCAATATCTTCATGAAGATTCTCGACTTAAAATCATACATCGTGATCTCAAAGGTAGCAATGTTCTGCTAGATGAGAAAATGAGCCCCAAAATATCAGATTTTGGCATGGCAAGAATTTTCAGTGTTGatcaaagccaagccaaaacgGATAGAGTCATTGGGACATT TGGATATATGGCTCCAGAATATGCAATGCATGGACAATTCTCAGTCAAGTCTGATATATTCAGCTTTGGTGTCTTAGTGCTAGAAATTATAAGTGGAAGGAAGAATAGTTCTTTCTGTCAAACCGATGGTGCTGGAGGCCTCTTGAGCTAT ATTTGGAATCATTGGAGAAATGGGACACCTACAGAAGTGTTAGATCCAACTATGATGGGTTCATGTTCTAGAAATGAAGTGTTGAGATGCATCCAAATAGGATTGTTATGTGTTCAGGATGATCCAGCTGATAGAACAACGATGTCAACAGTAGTTCTCATGCTCAGCAGTTACTCTGTTAGTCTATCGGCACCTCAAAAACCAGCATTTTTGTCCAAAGGGTTGGAGTCTGATCAATCTGCTAGCAAGTCAGTGCCATGTTCTGTCGATGAGGAACCAATTACTGGAGTACATACTCGATAG
- the LOC110604444 gene encoding putative receptor-like protein kinase At4g00960 yields MDSMNNFGLILYLLILFISLASAQQLVCYETGNFTTNSTYAQNRGLLLSSLASNITKNGSFYATSVGQDSDKVYGLVLCRADTPSDACSNCVDYGIQNLISNCPNQKEAISWGGNTDFPPCIIRYANRNIFGRAEVDPSNSGVNVGDLPSNIPQFDEIWSSLMEQVGTRASMGSSKIKFATGEANYSTGLHETIYVMMQCTPDLSQSNCSYCLQQAVGDFRACCSGKRGGYVLQPSCWFRWDLFPFYASTADDAPPPSTPPPPPTTPIAEDNGGIKSGIVVITVVPVVSFLLLVTVTYILFRRKKKRPPSKNGYEGNDESTTTVESLQFDIEAIRVATNNFCDDNKLGEGGFGTVYKGRLPDGPDIAVKRWSRNSKQGDIEFKNEVLLVAMLQHRNLVRLLGFCLQEKEKLLIYEFVPNSSLDRYIFDSNKRLLLDWSKRYKIIEGIARGILYLHQDSRTRIIHRDLKASNILLDEQMNPKISDFGTAKLSAVDQSQDATRRIVGTYGYMPPEYAMHGRFSVKSDVFSFGVLVLEIMSGQKAAHLRNGDMDENLLTYAWRCWNDGTPLHLIDAIPLSVGSRNEMIRCIHIGLLCVQEEVTRRPTMDSVVLMLSSHSVSLPQPDRVAYFLYSTIDEEPLASPPNHEINVVEQSINEASFSEQGPR; encoded by the exons ATGGATTCCATGAATAACTTTGGCCTTATTCTTTATCTTCTTATATTATTCATCTCTCTTGCCAGTGCCCAGCAGCTGGTTTGCTACGAAACAGGAAACTTCACAACCAACAGCACCTATGCTCAGAATCGTGGCCTCCTCCTCTCTTCTCTTGCCTCAAATATCACAAAGAATGGCAGTTTCTACGCTACCTCAGTTGGCCAAGACAGCGATAAGGTGTACGGTCTTGTGCTTTGCAGAGCAGACACTCCTTCAGACGCTTGTTCCAACTGTGTCGATTATGGGATTCAAAATCTCATATCAAACTGCCCTAACCAGAAAGAAGCAATTTCATGGGGAGGGAATACTGATTTTCCTCCTTGTATTATTCGGTATGCTAATCGAAATATCTTTGGAAGAGCTGAGGTAGATCCTTCCAACTCTGGAGTCAACGTGGGAGACCTTCCATCAAATATTCCGCAGTTTGATGAAATCTGGAGCAGTTTAATGGAACAAGTTGGAACAAGAGCTTCCATGGGATCTTCAAAGATTAAGTTCGCAACTGGAGAAGCCAATTATTCAACAGGACTCCATGAAACCATATATGTAATGATGCAGTGTACGCCTGATCTCTCCCAGAGTAATTGTAGTTATTGCCTACAGCAAGCTGTGGGTGACTTTAGAGCTTGTTGCTCTGGAAAGAGAGGAGGTTATGTTCTACAACCAAGCTGCTGGTTCCGATGGGATCTCTTCCCCTTCTACGCATCCACTGCTGATGATGCTCCACCACCATctacacctccacctccacctacAACACCGATTGCAGAAG ATAATGGAGGCATTAAGTCTGGTATTGTCGTGATTACAGTTGTTCCTGTGGTCAGCTTTCTGTTGCTTGTTACTGTCACGTACATCCTTTTcaggagaaagaaaaaaaggccGCCGAGCAAAA ATGGTTATGAAGGAAATGATGAAAGTACGACTACTGTTGAATCTTTGCAATTCGACATTGAGGCTATAAGGGTGGCAACAAATAATTTCTGTGATGATAATAAGCTTGGAGAAGGTGGATTCGGCACCGTTTATAag GGTAGACTTCCTGATGGACCAGACATAGCAGTGAAGAGGTGGTCAAGAAATTCTAAACAAGGagatattgaatttaaaaatgaagTCTTATTAGTTGCCATGCTTCAACACAGAAACTTGGTTAGGCTTCTAGGTTTCTGCCTGCAAGAAAAAGAGAAGCTTCTCATCTATGAGTTTGTTCCCAACTCAAGCCTTGACCGTTACATTTTTG ATTCAAATAAGCGACTATTGCTTGATTGGAGTAAAAGATATAAAATCATAGAAGGCATAGCTCGAGGAATACTTTATCTTCATCAAGATTCTCGAACAAGGATTATTCATCGTGATCTCAAAGCTAGTAACATTTTATTAGATGAACAAATGAATCCTAAAATTTCAGACTTTGGAACAGCAAAATTGTCTGCAGTAGATCAATCTCAAGATGCTACACGTAGAATTGTGGGAACCTA TGGATATATGCCTCCAGAATATGCAATGCATGGACGTTTCTCAGTGAAATCTGATGTATTTAGCTTCGGTGTGCTTGTATTGGAAATTATGAGTGGTCAAAAAGCTGCTCATTTGCGAAACGGAGACATGGATGAAAACCTCCTTACCTAT GCATGGAGATGCTGGAATGACGGAACCCCTTTACATCTGATAGATGCTATTCCATTGAGCGTTGGTTCGAGAAACGAAATGATAAGATGTATCCATATTGGGTTACTGTGTGTTCAAGAAGAAGTGACGAGGAGACCCACCATGGATTCTGTTGTTCTTATGCTTAGCAGTCACTCTGTCTCTCTCCCACAACCCGATAGAGTTGCATATTTTCTGTACAGTACCATAGACGAAGAGCCGCTAGCATCACCACCTAATCACGAAATCAATGTGGTAGAACAATCAATAAACGAGGCTTCATTTAGTGAACAAGGTCCTCGATGA